A window from Nothobranchius furzeri strain GRZ-AD chromosome 17, NfurGRZ-RIMD1, whole genome shotgun sequence encodes these proteins:
- the LOC139063760 gene encoding spectrin alpha chain, non-erythrocytic 1-like isoform X1: MSDLSAYGSSIQALKEQAQSCRDLKANESRLRDINKVASELESEGLMAEEAPMVQAQQQEHLGSAPGKVRVVLRLHQNQTWCLCYHSFVCLQDEADSNTASPWKTVRLGVQTTANFNSIKVRGSSSLPV; this comes from the exons atgtcggacctgtcggcttacggcagcagcatccaggccctgaaggagcaggcccagtcctgcagg gacctgaaggccaatgagtcccgcctgagggacatcaacaaggtggcatctgaactggagtcagaaggtctgatggctgaggaggctcctatggttcaggctcag caacaagaacatctgggttctgctcctggaaaggtgcgtgttgtcctccgcctccaccagaaccagacgtggtgtttatgttaccactcatttgtttgtttacaggatgaagccgactctaacacggcgtcaccctggaag accgtacggttgggcgttcagacgacggctaactttaattccatcaaggtaagaggaagctcttcccttcctgtctga
- the LOC139063760 gene encoding spectrin alpha chain, non-erythrocytic 1-like isoform X2, with translation MSDLSAYGSSIQALKEQAQSCRDLKANESRLRDINKVASELESEGLMAEEAPMVQAQQQEHLGSAPGKDEADSNTASPWKTVRLGVQTTANFNSIKVRGSSSLPV, from the exons atgtcggacctgtcggcttacggcagcagcatccaggccctgaaggagcaggcccagtcctgcagg gacctgaaggccaatgagtcccgcctgagggacatcaacaaggtggcatctgaactggagtcagaaggtctgatggctgaggaggctcctatggttcaggctcag caacaagaacatctgggttctgctcctggaaag gatgaagccgactctaacacggcgtcaccctggaag accgtacggttgggcgttcagacgacggctaactttaattccatcaaggtaagaggaagctcttcccttcctgtctga
- the ccdc157 gene encoding coiled-coil domain-containing protein 157 isoform X2, giving the protein MSELLGSQDCIKSLQKDLADIQAAIVDVFSRTGPVSFTSWKFPDKLSCNVDMLALLEEYDYVDGEDAFNQHSHIVLLELVIDRLLLLLQSVSVYNEVPRGRQRGEQTQQTTYLSVGLVVKNYCGNLLLSANKKEPFKDTKPFDSNNTNMVLSNPAITSSKTELSSFCASALSSASSFDFVPQTNNTPCYPKAEQHHVSCQTTSSSLIPCSACHQVQSLLRNTGDALIDLLQSEGLPSSLQPLAAAMEDIVGDMTSGDVAQWAEEQLRDTSRLTKHLKDVQGTVQPLEERIAVAEMERDSFKSELESAQKQFKQELEKHQINSVQLEFSLRKAQRSSKETEQRLQKEQQQLKRENMSLEETNNRLKEKIALQHDSLQVLETEKKALHEKVKNLQTEKEACCRLQEQIQQLETQVSDATFLLDKEKAKYRSACRQQESMLAKQKSLLERVDALDEECEELQRELGEKEEERITLHNQMSKVEEQQAQLMQQQNLCEELQKEKQTLEVNADELKKQVADLTRRVDSLKERERLLVAFPELNNWSQAQPQSTGNLILDMEQQLQANRIRIKVMEQENATLHKSLEKLKTRAQQNACREPAPLQT; this is encoded by the exons ATGAGTGAGCTGTTAGGTAGTCAAGACTGCATCAAAAGCCTCCAAAAAGATCTGGCGGACATCCAAGCAGCCATCGTGGACGTCTTTTCCAGAACAGGACCGGTCAGCTTTACCTCTTGGAAGTTCCCTGACAAACTCTCCTGTAATGTGGACATGTTGGCTCTGCTGGAGGAGTACGACTATGTAGACGGAGAGGATGCCTTCAATCAGCACTCCCACATTGTTTTACTGGAATTAGTGATTGACag ATTATTGCTACTTCTACAAAGTGTTAGTGTTTACAATGAGGTGCCGAGAGGCAGACAGAGAGGAGAGCAAACCCAGCAGACAACATACTTGTCAGTTGGACTCGTGGTCAAGAACTACTGTGGGAATTTACTCCTATCAGCCAACAAAAAG GAGCCCTTTAAAGATACAAAGCCATTTGACTCCAACAACACAAATATGGTGCTGTCCAACCCTGCTATAACTAGCTCGAAGACTGAACTTAGTAGCTTTTGTGCATCTGCCTTGTCTTCAGCAAGCTCATTTGATTTTGTCCCACAAACTAACAACACTCCATGCTATCCTAAAGCTGAGCAGCATCATGTGAGCTGCCAGACAACAAGTTCGTcccttattccctgcagcgcttgCCATCAGGTGCAGTCCCTTTTGAGAAACACGGGAGATGCATTGATAGATCTGTTACAGAGTGAGGGTTTGCCCTCATCTCTGCAGCCTCTCGCAGCAGCTATGGAGGACATTGTGGGTGACATGACATCAGGCGATGTAGCCCAGTGGGCCGAAGAGCAGCTCCGGGACACGAGCCGGCTGACCAAACATCTTAAGGATGTCCAGGGTACTGTGCAGCCTCTTGAAGAAAGAATTGCCGTAGCTGAAATGGAACGTGACAGTTTCAAATCTGAGCTGGAAAGTGCACAGAAACAATTCAAGCAAGAGCtggaaaaacaccaaataaactcTGTCCAGCTGGAGTTTTCTCTACGGAAAGCACAGAGATCCTCAAAAGAAACAGAGCAAAGGCTACAAAAGGAGCAACAACAGCTGAAGAGAG AAAATATGTCCCTGGAGGAGACTAATAACAGACTAAAGGAGAAAATAGCACTGCAACATGACAGCTTACAAGTGCTTG AAACTGAAAAGAAAGCACTCCATGAGAAAGTGAAGAACCTGCAAACAGAGAAAGAGGCCTGCTGCAGACTGCAGGAACAGATCCAACAGCTAGAAACTCAAGTTTCTGATGCTACATTTCTTCTTGACAAGGAGAAGGCCAAGTACAGGAGCGCCTGTCGTCAGCAGGAG TCAATGCTGGCAAAGCAAAAGTCGTTGCTGGAAAGAGTTGATGCTCTCGATGAAGAGTGCGaagagctgcagagggagctaggAGAGAAAGAGGAGGAACGGATCACCTTACACAATCAGATGTCaaaggtggaggaacagcaggctCAGCTCATGCAGCAGCAG AATTTGTGTGAGGAGCTCCAGAAGGAGAAGCAGACATTAGAAGTAAATGCGGATGAGTTGAAAAAGCAAGTGGCTGACCTGACAAGGCGTGTGGACTCTTTAAAGGAGAGGGAGAGACTGCTGGTGGCTTTCCCAGAGCTCAACAACTGGTCCCAGGCCCAACCTCAGA GTACAGGAAACTTGATTTTGGATATGGAGCAACAGCTTCAAGCAAACAGAATTCGTATAAAAGTGATGGAACAGGAAAATGCTACTCTGCACAAAAGTCTTGAGAAATTGAAAACAAGAGCTCAGCAAAATGCCTGCAGG GAACCTGCACCTCTGCAGACATGA
- the ccdc157 gene encoding coiled-coil domain-containing protein 157 isoform X1: protein MSELLGSQDCIKSLQKDLADIQAAIVDVFSRTGPVSFTSWKFPDKLSCNVDMLALLEEYDYVDGEDAFNQHSHIVLLELVIDRLLLLLQSVSVYNEVPRGRQRGEQTQQTTYLSVGLVVKNYCGNLLLSANKKEPFKDTKPFDSNNTNMVLSNPAITSSKTELSSFCASALSSASSFDFVPQTNNTPCYPKAEQHHVSCQTTSSSLIPCSACHQVQSLLRNTGDALIDLLQSEGLPSSLQPLAAAMEDIVGDMTSGDVAQWAEEQLRDTSRLTKHLKDVQGTVQPLEERIAVAEMERDSFKSELESAQKQFKQELEKHQINSVQLEFSLRKAQRSSKETEQRLQKEQQQLKRENMSLEETNNRLKEKIALQHDSLQVLETEKKALHEKVKNLQTEKEACCRLQEQIQQLETQVSDATFLLDKEKAKYRSACRQQESMLAKQKSLLERVDALDEECEELQRELGEKEEERITLHNQMSKVEEQQAQLMQQQNLCEELQKEKQTLEVNADELKKQVADLTRRVDSLKERERLLVAFPELNNWSQAQPQSTGNLILDMEQQLQANRIRIKVMEQENATLHKSLEKLKTRAQQNACRVWMYTKEFHVK, encoded by the exons ATGAGTGAGCTGTTAGGTAGTCAAGACTGCATCAAAAGCCTCCAAAAAGATCTGGCGGACATCCAAGCAGCCATCGTGGACGTCTTTTCCAGAACAGGACCGGTCAGCTTTACCTCTTGGAAGTTCCCTGACAAACTCTCCTGTAATGTGGACATGTTGGCTCTGCTGGAGGAGTACGACTATGTAGACGGAGAGGATGCCTTCAATCAGCACTCCCACATTGTTTTACTGGAATTAGTGATTGACag ATTATTGCTACTTCTACAAAGTGTTAGTGTTTACAATGAGGTGCCGAGAGGCAGACAGAGAGGAGAGCAAACCCAGCAGACAACATACTTGTCAGTTGGACTCGTGGTCAAGAACTACTGTGGGAATTTACTCCTATCAGCCAACAAAAAG GAGCCCTTTAAAGATACAAAGCCATTTGACTCCAACAACACAAATATGGTGCTGTCCAACCCTGCTATAACTAGCTCGAAGACTGAACTTAGTAGCTTTTGTGCATCTGCCTTGTCTTCAGCAAGCTCATTTGATTTTGTCCCACAAACTAACAACACTCCATGCTATCCTAAAGCTGAGCAGCATCATGTGAGCTGCCAGACAACAAGTTCGTcccttattccctgcagcgcttgCCATCAGGTGCAGTCCCTTTTGAGAAACACGGGAGATGCATTGATAGATCTGTTACAGAGTGAGGGTTTGCCCTCATCTCTGCAGCCTCTCGCAGCAGCTATGGAGGACATTGTGGGTGACATGACATCAGGCGATGTAGCCCAGTGGGCCGAAGAGCAGCTCCGGGACACGAGCCGGCTGACCAAACATCTTAAGGATGTCCAGGGTACTGTGCAGCCTCTTGAAGAAAGAATTGCCGTAGCTGAAATGGAACGTGACAGTTTCAAATCTGAGCTGGAAAGTGCACAGAAACAATTCAAGCAAGAGCtggaaaaacaccaaataaactcTGTCCAGCTGGAGTTTTCTCTACGGAAAGCACAGAGATCCTCAAAAGAAACAGAGCAAAGGCTACAAAAGGAGCAACAACAGCTGAAGAGAG AAAATATGTCCCTGGAGGAGACTAATAACAGACTAAAGGAGAAAATAGCACTGCAACATGACAGCTTACAAGTGCTTG AAACTGAAAAGAAAGCACTCCATGAGAAAGTGAAGAACCTGCAAACAGAGAAAGAGGCCTGCTGCAGACTGCAGGAACAGATCCAACAGCTAGAAACTCAAGTTTCTGATGCTACATTTCTTCTTGACAAGGAGAAGGCCAAGTACAGGAGCGCCTGTCGTCAGCAGGAG TCAATGCTGGCAAAGCAAAAGTCGTTGCTGGAAAGAGTTGATGCTCTCGATGAAGAGTGCGaagagctgcagagggagctaggAGAGAAAGAGGAGGAACGGATCACCTTACACAATCAGATGTCaaaggtggaggaacagcaggctCAGCTCATGCAGCAGCAG AATTTGTGTGAGGAGCTCCAGAAGGAGAAGCAGACATTAGAAGTAAATGCGGATGAGTTGAAAAAGCAAGTGGCTGACCTGACAAGGCGTGTGGACTCTTTAAAGGAGAGGGAGAGACTGCTGGTGGCTTTCCCAGAGCTCAACAACTGGTCCCAGGCCCAACCTCAGA GTACAGGAAACTTGATTTTGGATATGGAGCAACAGCTTCAAGCAAACAGAATTCGTATAAAAGTGATGGAACAGGAAAATGCTACTCTGCACAAAAGTCTTGAGAAATTGAAAACAAGAGCTCAGCAAAATGCCTGCAGGGTATGGATGTACACAAAGGAGTTTCATGTGAAGTAG
- the sf3a1 gene encoding splicing factor 3A subunit 1, translated as MPPGPVQIVQPEPNNKPNDAPAEETPATKPIVGIIYPPPEVRNIVDKTASFVARNGPEFEARIRQNEINNPKFNFLNPNDPYHAYYRHKVTEFKEGKAQEPSAAVPKVMQQQALQQSQQLPQKVQSQVIQETVIPKEPPPEFEFIADPPSISAFDLDVVKLTAQFVARNGRQFLTQLMQKEQRNYQFDFLRPQHSLFNYFTKLVEQYTKILIPPKGLLTKLKKEAENPKEVMDQVRYRVEWAKYQERERKKEEEEREKERVAYAQIDWHDFVVVETVDFQPNEQGHFPPPTNPEELGARILIQERYEKYGESEEVEMEVESEDEDDEREGRADGQPSQPDQDTQVQDMDEGSDDEDEGRKAPLPPEKPMPPPLPPTPDQVIIRKDYDPKASKPPPSIAVPDEYLISPITGEKIPASKMQEHMHIGLLDPRWLEQRDRSIRERQTEDEVYAPGLDIESSLKQLAERRTDIFGVEETAIGKKIGEEEIQKPEEKVTWDGHSGSMARTQQAAQANITLQEQIEAIHKAKGLVGEDDTKEKIGPSKPSEIHQPPPIPSSVASLPKPAPPVAAVPRPPVSMAPPVRTTLLSAVPVLPRPPMAPVVRLTPGQVITQMPPMIPAPRVNVVPMPPTAPHIMAPRPPPMVVPTAFVPAPPLPQPPSSAPAPPAHPPPPHDDEPANKKMKSEDNLIPEEEFLRRNKGPVAVKVQVPNMQDKTEWKLNGQVLNFTVPLSDQVSVIKVKIHEATGMPAGKQKLQFEGIFIKDSNSLAYYNMTNGSIIHLALKERGGRKK; from the exons ATGCCGCCTGGGCCTGTTCAGATAGTTCAGCCGGAGCCCAACAACAAG CCAAACGATGCACCTGCAGAAGAAACCCCGGCCACTAAGCCCATTGTTGGCATCATATACCCTCCTCCTGAGGTCCGGAATATAGTGGACAAGACAGCCAGCTTTGTTGCCAG gaATGGGCCTGAGTTCGAAGCAAGAATCCGTCAGAATGAGATCAACAATCCAAAGTTTAATTTCCTCAACCCCAACGATCCATACCATGCCTATTACCGTCATAAGGTTACTGAATTTAAAGAGGGCAAAGCACAAGAACCATCTGCAGCTGTGCCTAAGGTTATGCAGCAGCAGGCTTTGCAGCAGTCCCAGCAGCTCCCACAGAAA GTGCAGTCACAGGTGATTCAGGAGACTGTGATCCCCAAAGAACCACCTCCTGAGTTCGAGTTCATTGCAGATCCTCCATCAATCTCTGCATTTGATCTGGATGTTGTCAAGCTCACTGCCCAGTTTGTTGCTCGCAATGGCCGACAGTTTCTCACCCAGCTCATGCAGAAAGAGCAGAGGAACTACCAGTTTGACTTTCTACGGCCACAGCACAGCCTTTTTAACTACTTTACCAAACTGGTTGAGCAGTACACAAAG ATATTGATCCCTCCCAAAGGCTTACTGACTAAGCTTAAGAAGGAGGCTGAGAACCCAAAAGAAGTGATGGACCAG GTGAGATACCGTGTTGAGTGGGCAAAGTACCAGGAGCGTGagaggaaaaaggaagaggaggaACGGGAGAAAGAACGAGTAGCATATGCCCAGATTGACTGGCATGACTTTGTAGTGGTAGAGACTGTGGATTTCCAGCCTAATGAACAAG GTCACTTCCCCCCACCTACTAATCCTGAAGAGCTTGGTGCTCGCATCTTGATCCAAGAGCGTTACGAGAAGTATGGAGAAAgtgaggaggtggagatggaggttgAGAGCGAGGACGAAGATGATGAACGTGAGGGTCGGGCTGACGGTCAACCCTCACAACCTGATCAAGACACTCAAGTGCAGGACATGGATGAG GGttctgatgatgaagatgaaggtaggaaAGCTCCGCTCCCACCTGAAAAACCTATGCCTCCTCCCTTACCTCCAACTCCAGACCAAGTTATTATTCGCAAGGATTATGACCCCAAAG CTTCCAAGCCTCCACCCTCAATTGCAGTTCCTGATGAATACCTGATTTCACCAATTACTGGTGAGAAGATTCCAGCCAGCAAGATGCAGGAGCACATGCATATTGGTCTGCTTGACCCGCGCTGGCTGGAACAAAGAGATCGGAGCATCAGAGAGAGGCAGACAGAAGATGAGGTCTATGCTCCAGGTCTTGACATTGAAAGCAGCTTGAAACAGCTCGCTGAGAGGCGTACTGATATCTTTGGTGTGGAAGAGACGGCCATCGGTAAGAAGATAGGTGaagaggaaattcagaagccagagGAGAAG GTTACTTGGGACGGCCACTCTGGAAGCATGGCTCGTACACAGCAGGCTGCACAGGCTAACATCACTTTGCAGGAGCAAATTGAAGCTATTCACAAAGCCAAAGGGCTGGTGGGAGAAGATGACACTAAGGAGAAAATTGGTCCTAGCAAGCCAAGTGAAATTCACCAACCACCTCCTATACCTTCCTCTGTTGCAAGTTTGCCtaaaccagctcctcctgttgctGCTGTGCCACGCCCGCCAGTTTCT ATGGCGCCTCCAGTGCGAACCACTCTCTTGTCTGCTGTGCCTGTACTCCCGCGGCCCCCCATGGCTCCTGTGGTGCGTCTCACTCCTGGACAAGTTATAACTCAGATGCCCCCCATGATTCCTGCTCCTCGCGTCAACGTGGTGCCAATGCCTCCGACTGCACCCCACATCATGGCCCCTAGACCACCTCCCATGGTTGTTCCCACAG CCTTTGTTCCTGCTCCTCCATTACCACAACCACCAAGCTCTGCTCCAGCACCACCTGCCCACCCGCCTCCACCTCATGATGATGAACCAGCAAACAAGAAGATGAAGTCTGAGGACAACCTTATTCCAGAGGAAGAATTTCTTCGTAGAAACAAG GGCCCTGTGGCCGTCAAAGTACAAGTCCCCAACATGCAGGATAAGACCGAATGGAAGCTAAACGGCCAAGTGCTGAATTTCACTGTCCCACTTTCAGACCAG GTCTCTGTTATCAAAGTCAAAATCCACGAAGCTACAGGCATGCCAGCAGGAAAACAGAAGTTACAGTTTGAG GGGATTTTCATCAAGGATTCCAACTCTCTGGCCTACTACAACATGACCAATGGTTCGATCATTCATTTGGCTCTGAAGGAGAGAGGTGGAAGAAAGAAGTGA
- the LOC107393661 gene encoding TBC1 domain family member 10A, which translates to MAKIENGRQLSDTRSIRTIGSSNIDDESSFGSDSEINGFTSDRQTDKYGFIGGVQRYTEESALDVPPEVLRQREVKWLDMLSHWDKWMIKRFNKVRLRCQKGIPPALRGRAWLYLSGGKVKKEQNHEKFQELDSQPGDPKWIDVIEKDLHRQFPFHEMFVSRGGHGQQDLFRVLKAYTLYKPEEGYCQAQAPIAAVLLMHMPAEDAFWGLVQVCEKYLPGYYSPGLEAIQLDGEILFALLRRVSPVAFRHLEKHKIDPILYMTEWFMCAFSRTLPWASVLRVWDMFLCDGVKIIFRVGLVLLKYTLGTREKLKNCQGLYETMELLRAIDPRYMQEGFLVRELFEVPVTARDIEREHHSQLKRWKKNRGELNFRPSPRMHGARPIMMAEPPRRQDLQQNPTILFEASDTMQLKKNEERKSKNKKNMKKPMPIEEIPNPYPLHNDPPPPPTDPPVPPPDSTMMPESLPKTEMDFLLQQEAPSNDLPAAKESTHQKSTQSLSSTEQDTYL; encoded by the exons ATGGCCAAAATAGAAAACGGACGCCAATTATCGGACACAAGAAGCATCAGGACCATCGGCAGCAGTAACATCGACGATGAAAGCTCTTTTGGATCCGATTCGGAGATTAACGGCTTCACCAGCGACAGGCAGACCGATAAATATGGTTTTATTGGAGGGGTACAGCGGTACACGGAGGAGTC AGCTCTGGATGTACCTCCAGAGGTGCTCAGGCAGAGAGAGGTGAAGTGGCTGGACATGCTGAGCCATTGGGACAAGTGGATGATCAAGAGATTTAATAAG GTGAGACTGCGGTGCCAGAAGGGGATCCCTCCTGCTCTCAGAGGCCGTGCATGGCTCTACCTCTCAGGGGGGAAGGTGAAGAAGGAGCAGAACCATGAAAAGTTTCAG GAGTTGGACAGCCAGCCGGGGGACCCCAAATGGATTGATGTGATTGAGAAAGACCTCCATCGACAGTTTCCTTTCCATGAAATGTTTGTGTCACGAGGAGGACATGG ACAACAGGACTTGTTTCGTGTTCTTAAGGCCTACACGCTCTATAAACCAGAGGAGGGGTACTGCCAGGCTCAGGCTCCAATTGCAGCCGTTTTGCTCATGCACATGCCTGCTGAG GATGCTTTCTGGGGTCTGGTTCAAGTCTGTGAGAAGTATCTTCCTGGTTACTACAGTCCTGGCCTG GAAGCCATTCAGTTGGATGGAGAGATTCTGTTTGCTCTGCTGCGACGCGTCTCCCCAGTAGCCTTCCGGCATTTGGAGAAACATAAGATCGACCCCATCCTCTACATGACTGAATGGTTTATGTGTGCCTTCTCCAGGACCCTGCCCTGGGCCTCTGTGCTGCGTGTCTGGGACATGTTCCTCTGCGATG GAGTTAAAATCATCTTTCGAGTGGGGCTGGTGTTGCTGAAGTACACACTGGGAACCCGTGAGAAGCTGAAGAACTGCCAGGGCCTTTATGAGACTATGGAGCTTCTCCGAGCCATAGATCCTCGCTACATGCAGGAGGGCTTCCTCGTCCGAGAG CTTTTTGAAGTCCCAGTGACAGCCCGAGACATTGAGAGAGAGCATCACAGCCAGCTCAAACGCTGGAAGAAGAACCGTGGAGAGCTGAATTTCAGACCATCTCCAAGGATGCACGGAGCTCGCCCCATCATGATGGCTGAGCCACCAAGGCGTCAGGACCTGCAGCAGAACCCTACTATATTATTTGAGGCGTCTGACACAATGCAGCTGAAAAAAAATGAGGAGAGGAAGAGCAAGAATAAGAAGAACATGAAGAAACCAATGCCCATAGAGGAGATCCCTAATCCGTACCCTCTTCATAATGACCCACCTCCtcctcctacagatccccccgtcCCGCCCCCAGACAGCACCATGATGCCGGAGAGCTTACCAAAAACTGAAATGGACTTCCTTCTCCAGCAGGAGGCGCCCTCTAATGATCTGCCTGCTGCCAAAGAATCCACTCATCAGAAAtccacacaaagccttagcagcaCAGAGCAGGATACCTacctgtag